A region of Cardinium endosymbiont of Sogatella furcifera DNA encodes the following proteins:
- a CDS encoding histone H1, whose translation MNRFEELKTLVLSLEDEFHKFYEKDNKAAGTRVRKGMQTLKKIAQEIRTHISASKASMEELKEDK comes from the coding sequence ATGAATCGATTTGAAGAATTAAAAACATTAGTACTTTCCTTGGAAGATGAATTTCATAAATTCTACGAGAAAGACAACAAAGCTGCTGGAACCAGGGTTCGCAAAGGCATGCAAACGTTAAAAAAAATTGCACAAGAAATCCGCACACATATATCAGCATCCAAGGCCTCTATGGAAGAGCTAAAGGAAGATAAATAA
- a CDS encoding transposase has product MKANYSYYITTDRLKRQQQRREELVATLSNEKKRLHHSQTNIDKESIERHIDFLEKEIKIIDKALNKTITTDKDLDEKANILETIPGIGKCLATKLVSFLPELGDRSYSSNQLSALVGIAPYAADSGKKQGKRFIRGGRKIPRDALYMAVLAGKKWFLYLKECYDRLVGKYKPKKVAIVACMRKLLELAHKLIQQKRSFVKSIKNEYKMTKKLA; this is encoded by the coding sequence TTGAAAGCTAATTACAGCTATTATATTACAACAGATCGGCTTAAAAGGCAACAACAAAGAAGAGAAGAGCTGGTAGCTACATTAAGCAATGAAAAGAAACGGTTACACCATAGCCAGACTAATATAGATAAAGAAAGCATAGAAAGGCATATCGATTTTTTAGAAAAAGAAATAAAAATTATTGATAAAGCGTTAAATAAAACCATAACTACTGATAAGGATCTAGACGAAAAGGCTAATATACTAGAAACCATTCCAGGAATCGGGAAATGTTTAGCCACTAAATTAGTCAGTTTTTTACCTGAATTAGGTGATAGAAGCTACAGTAGTAATCAACTATCAGCTTTAGTAGGTATAGCACCATATGCGGCTGATAGTGGGAAAAAACAGGGAAAAAGATTTATTAGGGGAGGAAGGAAAATACCACGAGATGCACTGTATATGGCTGTATTAGCAGGGAAAAAGTGGTTCCTATATTTAAAAGAATGCTATGATAGATTAGTAGGTAAATATAAGCCTAAAAAAGTGGCTATCGTAGCATGTATGAGGAAGCTCCTAGAGCTGGCGCATAAGCTTATACAACAAAAAAGAAGCTTCGTCAAAAGTATCAAAAACGAGTACAAAATGACTAAAAAACTTGCATAG